The genome window TTATGAGCAAGAGAGTAGGAGGGATTGGAGAGGGGGGATGGAGAGAAACCTGTAGCTCGGGATAATGCATTTCACTCGCAGACACATAGGCATGTTCCAAAGCCGAGAGTGAAGCTTGGTAATCTCCTTGAATAATGAGGGCATTTGCAAGTTGGGAATTAAAGTTGCAAGACCATAATTTGGCAGCAAAGCTAAGAAAATGAAATGAACAAAATAGATTGGAATTAGgcaatgattaattaattaattaattaagagaATGAGTCAATTGGAGTGGGGGGGCTTACTCGGAAGAGGCTGTGGAAAGGGTTAAAGCCTTGGTGAGGATTTGTTTCTGGGAAGGAATAGCACCCACGAGATGGTAACACTGGCTCAACAGGCTGTAACATCGAAACTTGAGATCGAAGCAGGAGGGAATTGATTTCAAAAGCAATTGAGATCTCTCGAGATGAGCCTTGGCGTGATTGACGTTGTGTGAGTGCTTGAGAAGAAGAGTAGCTATGCGGAGTCGTGTCTTGACGATGACAATCGGGAGGAACGAGACGCTGCTGCTCTGACATATCGCTTCCAAACATTTCACAGCTTTACTTATTTCTCCTCTTTTCTCCGATAAATCCGCCAATTCCCACAACCCTTCTGCCACTCCTTCCATTGCATTACAGGGAATTACACTTGTTCaatctttatatatttgtaaatcaTTAATCTGTCTCGTCTATTATCTCATTTCATTTTAGGGCTAAATGGTCCGGTTCAACCTGCTCCCACGATTTCTTTTTTATTCGATTCgagttataataatttaaatattattatattcactatttttcttcactatctcaaatctgttattaaatataaatatgtactATCATTTAATCCACTTTTactattcttttatattttttcttggtCTCTGTCCACgcccaatatatataattgggtgggacggaggagtaaataatttcaattttgggGTTAACACAGTTAAATCTGAATCATAATTTATGTCATGATTTTAGTACCTTGtcgaattttgtaaaaaaaaaattattatagaaGATATAAGATTTATCTTGTATGAAAATATTTTGAGTACTTAGCACTTTGCACCCACTAACTTTGATCATTTTTACGATTTAGTCTCGAATTGTGAATTACAACAAAGTATATCTCATAACTAATGAATTTCAATCACATTGCAGCCGTTTCACTATCTTCTGTCAAAAACTAACTGTCAATGTTAGAGGTCGTTTGGTTCGTGGAACAGTATCGGGTTGGAATTAAGAATCGATTTGGAGTGGTATGGGGTTAAGATATCATGATatcttgtgtttggttgagtgttggaatgaatatatttaattaaaaatataatcatgttattgactaaattaaattattttattaaataaaaaattataaataattttattatcaataataatatttatttgtatatataaatattttatttattattattaatatttttttctaaatataagaaacaaatattaatactCATACTCATCATACCAGCATCTCCCACCCACCCCTCCACTTGGGTTTTAAAAAGTCATAATATGGGGATTTGAGGTATGGGTatgaagataaaaaaaatcccACCAAACACTAGGTATGGGTTTAGCTgcttttaattttgtaattagcGCTTTGCACCGATCAACTTTTGATTTTGTCACCTTTTATAATATATCGACAGAATGCATCCcctaacataatttttttttcatattacaaCCTTTTGCGAATTTacgtcaaatattaaaatttaacgtTAAATAACAAGTATAAAACCGGattatcttttaattttaaaaaataacgttAAATATATTGGTATATCAGTAATTAGACAATAatacctttttctttttctaaaattaaacaCTCATATCTAGTGTAGCACTATTTAGTAATAacactatattatatatgtatcaaCATTACACTTCTCAATTAAATTGTCCATAACCCCCCGCAAACAACTAAAATACTGCCACTTTATTAATAAACCGCCGATAAAATGGATCGAATATCCGATCCGTGGTTAAAGAAATGGatatgaatcattattaaaaaaatctgatctgctaataatccggtccgataaagaatggataAGGATGTGgtcaaatccgatctgttaacgatccgatccgatccatgcttaactatattatatatttaatattatattataatacatatattatattatattaaatattacatacaaaataaaaatttctaaaaatacaaGACAGAACTCTAggtcatattttcttataaccgATCTGCCGCTCCTAAGTCTTGACCTGACTCTCACTCTTATTATTCGATTAATCTataatcactttttttttttgtgtagaGCGAGTATAAAGGAGCTGTTCCACTTAACAACTCCTCAATCATCTGTATCTGTATTTAAgacatatttattgattttaattctTATTAACAGAGGAACATACCATTatttgcttcctccaaaagtattaagcaacttcttttttattttttttactcgaTACATTCGATGTTGAACGTTTTATAGGAACAAACATCAAAGTTTTTTTTGAGCTTGCTActtaaaattcatgaattaaaatAGTTAGAAAATATCACCTTTTTTTTTCTGTATGGAAGCTAAAATATTGTCCacgatgaaaaaatatatttcgtaatttttagtggattgaatctccgatccgattatccaCGATCCGGATGGACCGGATATGGATCGACTTGTAAAATATCCAACTCCTaatccgatccgaacccgataaAATTAAGTGGATTAGGATATGTATTAACATGGTGATCTATCGCTTCCCAAATAATTACATGTCCATCCACTGAGATTCTCTCATCACATAATCCTGAATAATTGAACTCTATCCCTCCGATCGACTACAACTCAGTTTAAAAGCCCCTATCATTCATCTCTAAATCATTCAAGCGTGGATGACAGTTGTGACCCAAAAAGAAAAATAGGAAGAATGAGGTGTTTGATTTGGTAATATCTCAGCACTGTCATGAAATCTAGTGTTGTGATGGACAGATAATAAGAGAAATGATTAAGTTTTTTTGATCAGAGAGGTATGCACTAGAGGGTGGAGGGAGGGGTGAACTTGGTAGCAACCTGATCTCGTCATTGATTCCATCAGTTTATGAGGGATGAGATCGAGGGATATGAAGAAGTTGAGAGAGATtatgtttaataattttataatttaatgtatgagttaaaaatacaaataattatgatTGCACCTAATCACAATTCATGTTTTACCAATGCCATTTAACGTTAAATGTTAATATTTCGGGAATTCTTTAAAAGGTtgtaatatgattaaattttttttatgttgggGGATGTATTCTGccgatatataaaaatatgagaccGATCGAATAAAATGACAAAAGTGGATGGGTGCAAAGTACTAGttacaaaattttacaaaattaaaactttctTTCTTTAACATTGATAGTTAGTTTTTGACGGAAGTGAGTCAAACAGGTGCAATGTgattaaaatttgtaaactaTGGGTGCTGTAATTTAAAATTCGAGATCAAATCATAAAAACGACCAAAGTTAGCGGGTGCAAGGTGCTAGATgctcatatatttttatagcaattttcaaattaataaataaagatataatatgTTACTATTTATTTTGTAATCCAGATTCTAAACCAACCGTCGTGAGTCATGCTTAGAATATAATCATATACACGTGATGAACCGACCCTTCTATCCGTCCTCCTCCGTCCTTGGCAAGCGCATTATCAATTAGAGGTGGTGCAAATCGCCAAGGGCAGGGAAGAACGTTTTCTTCTTCCCTTTCCCAGAACACACACACGTATATGTCATGTGTGCTAGCAGCTTTTATATAAATTAGATGAGATTAGATGCAGGAGGATTATAGGTATATTAGCTGGTGCTGCTGAGGCTGGGGAGAGATTTGAAGCTGAAGAATTGATCGATATAGATAGTTACatatagataaatatatatacgtACATGTTAGTCATTTTGTATAATAAAAACGATTTGTTATTATTGAAACAATTCAACCTTGAAGATTTACATTAACGTGTTGCATGCAGGATGAATATGGATGATAAAATGAGCACTCATCTCAGATCTCCCTTGAAGGCCTTCCACCATCAGAGGGGTTTTTCTGATGTCACGACCTTCCAGTTTCCCTGTAGCATCATCCATCGGCCAACGATTAAGTTAGGAGGAGGAGACTCGTGCCCTGATATTGTACAGCTAGACCAAGAGATCAATACTACccatattaataataatgaattcATGTCATCAAGTATCAAGGATAATGATCTTGACTACGATGCTTTCTTTTCCAAATTCATTGACGTTGATAATAATGATCAGGAGGAAAAATGCAGTGTGATTAACAATTTATGTGGTGATGATGCGAGTCAGGTTAAGCAGATTGATGTCAACTTCAATTATAATCAACGTGACGGGATTAATTGGGTTAATACACCAGATGGTGATGGTGATGGTGATGAGGATAAGGAGGAGGAGCAGCAGCTTGACAGGAGGAAACGATTCGAGAGCCCCGACGGCCCAGCCCCCTCGCCCCAGCATTACCCCAATTTATCTGTAGCAGCTGGCAGCAACATTCAGACCTCTGTGGAGGCAAAGAGGGCAGTGTCTGCTGCTAAATTGGCTGAGCTTTGGATTGTGGATCCAAAGCGTGCTCGTAGGTAACTAATACATAATTTCCATCTCTTGATCACCTTTCATTAACTCAAACTAATCATGAATGTAATATCGGGCTTttcattataaattaaaatgaatccTCTCAAGCCCGAGCTTTATTTCCATAGAGTTATGCCCCAATGCATATCTTTACATCTTCGGGCGTCACATgatatttatatcaaattattatCGGATGATAATTTCAAAGTGATCAGTTGCTTCAGACTCTCTTTGtatatgatagatttttttACTGAAAATAAACTGCATAAATCATCAGAATAATGGCCAATCGTCAGTCGGCTGCTCGTTCCAAGGAGAGAAAGGCTCGCTACATATCAGAACTGGAGAGGAAGGTTAAGTCCCTTCAAACTGAGGCCAAGGCTCTTGCTACCCAACTTAACATATACAAGGTATGTAGTATGTACTACACAGATatggataataatataataatagtaattcaaattttaatattgaaaaCTTAATAAGTTAGAATAGAATAAACCCATATCTGTCTCTTTAAAAttctttatacatatatataaacataaatatataataaatttcaattataatgtatttaaaaaatataatttaatgtattatttgatgaaatatatattaatctttAAATTTGCAtgaaattgtatataaatttttgtctatgtgtgtatatatacatagtttacataaaaatagatttatttatttaaaaatatgtttatatcatactccctccgtcccaccagactCTTTACCGTTTTCTTTTTTGgacgtcccacccaattctttacattacaaaactttcctaaaatagttaatgggtctcaccactttatcactttttcttctttttcacactacttttactccactatctctcttttatatattaaaaatcaatttgtCCCACCATTTCACCCActttttttcctcttttctactactttatacatatttcttaatctccgtgcccaaacccaatgtaaacaattgggtgggacggagggagtatatatttatctTATAGAATGAGATCACATACCCGACAATAAATTTACAGAGTATTTTCGTGGCTGCGGGACGATTCATGTTTTTTGAACGGTTTTTTTAGGGGAATTACCTTGTATACTGTTTTtacaatcttattttcaaaaatactatcttctccaatcttattttcaaaaatactaccttatctaaaatctttcaaatataattgGAATGGTCTTAGCTTCTAAACATTCagacaataaaaagaaaaaaaaaagaatattgagACAGTTATGAATTCCATCGAGTTTCCCTTACTTGATCGAACAACCCAAAATTCAGTTATTTCAACTACATCAAACGATCTTTCAAATTGGTCAAGACTTTCTAGTTTATGGCCGCTTCTCTATGGTACCAGTTGTTGCTTCATTGAATTTGCTTCACTAATAGGCTCACGATTCGACTTTGATCGTTATGGACTAGTCCCAAGATCAAGTCCTAGAcatccaaaaatacggtggttgcatatggttgcatatggttgtattcagttgcatatggttgcattcagttgattctattgtaatctaatggccccgccaggggcacaccatacatcggTTGTAACTTactcagttgcatttagttgcatatgaggttgcatttagttgcatatgaggttgcattcagttgattctattgcaatctaatggctccgccaggggcacccatacattatttgtaacttacagttttcagttgcatttagttgcatatgaggttgaatatgaggttgcatgcaacctcatatgcaacggaaactgtaagttgcaactgatgtatgtgtgcccctgcggggccattagattacaatagaatcaactgaatacaacctcatatgcaaccatatatgcaactgaatccctgatttcaagtttcagatttcaaatgtcattttcgacctcatctttggaatcgatatatatatatatatatatggttgcatatgcaaccaccgtatttttgaaattattttagagaaggtagtatttttgaaaataagattggaaaagatagaatttttgaaaataagattgaaaacatgattatgaataaaaaaagccctttttttttttttatcatcccCACAAATTACCGGGGATACATTATTTGTCATTATTATTATCGTCCGTTTCCGCCCAGGAAGATGCGGTACACCTGGCTGCTGAAAACAAAGAGCTCAAGTTGCGGCTGCAAACAATGGAGCATCAAGCTCACTTACAAGACGGTAATTTCTCATCAAATTATAAACCATAAATGAAAAATAGATTACAGCAGCCTGCTTTCTCCGTAACATCTTACACAAAACATTTTCGTACTTACTGATCCATCATACAGGGCCATTTTGGCTACAAAATTAATTCCTTCGTTCATTTTTTCTACCAATGCATATTTCATATGGAGGTGgttaatattttttctataagtttcatataatttttttttccaaaaataagcttatttctgaaaaataagtttagCCAAACGGTCACATAATACTCCCTCTACCCTGAATAGTATACAATAGCCCGGgaacgcggcacggactttaatactctagtaaaatataattttttaatttattttttatgatttttttctgaataaaggTTTAATAcccgttaaatttttattcagaaagaaattcttaaaaataaattacaaaactatattctataagagtattgaaatatTTGTCCAGCAGTGGAAAAACGTATATAATTAAATGGGATATAGGGagtattttttcataatttaaaatatctaatatatttttgtgtatatatagaggGTCTTTATTTGGTagaaattttcttaaaataataaagttCTTAAAATACGTagaaatatattatacaaatatattatatgcaaaTTGATTATTGGAAGGTTGCGAAAAACTCAGTCTAGTcctatttcaaaacaaaaaagttcaataattaatagaaaaaaaataatcaaattagaAGAAATTATCTGTATGGAATATGTGATTGAACTGATTCAAAGATTCAACTTAGTTtctaatttctaatttttgttttgatttctaCTTTGAGAAATTTTATATAACTTTGCTCTCTCAACAAGTGCTTTTTTATCCATCGAGGGGTGCACCCTATTCAACATATGTAAATACTGATCTGTTGCTTGCATAATTACATGTGATTTTCTTTTTAACCTCTACAAAACATATGAAATCACGTGAAAAAGTTATACGTGTTAACAAAATTTGGTTGTCTTTTTAATACCAGTTCTTAGTTTCTACAACTTATCATATCCAATAAGTTGTCCATTGAATTTATTTGAAGGAGAGAAACAATCAAGGTGTGAAGGAAGAATTGATAAAAAATGAGAACGAGAAAGAATGAAGTAGAATtatcaaaaaaagaaagaaagaatatAGTACTAATTTCAAAGTAGAGAGGTTGACCTGTAATTAAGGTTTCTAGGAATGGAGTGTGGGGGAAATGAAAAGATAAAAGGATATATTCATAGTATTGTCATATATGTCCAACCGAACATGTTTGGAATCTATTTTCCtttttaacatattaatatGTTATACAACACATACGTAAACAGATATAACAGAAGCAATGATGGGAGAAGTGGAAAGGCTAAGATTTACTACGGGTGAAATAGTGCCATCTTCCTCGCTGAAGTTGGGTATGCAGTCACAAGCCCACCATCATCTGCTATCTCCTCAATGTTCCACACCAGCTGCAACCAACAGAGAGTCTACATCTCAAGGATTGCCACCATGGTTATCATGCCAGCCAGCAGTGAGTCACTACTGGCCTTCACTACATTAACAATAGTTCATTACTGTTAGTATCTGTTTATAATATCAGCACCAATGGCAGCCAGCATTCAGGATCTTGTAAATCACCCTACAAGTAACTAGTATACGACTCCTCGGCTAATTAGCAACCATTTAACTTATTTTTGCGGTTACACTTTACAGTCATGTATACTTCTATATTATGTCTGCATACTTTTTAACTAACTTGTAGTTGATTTGCTACCTACTCAAGTCTGTAGAGTAGAATAGTCTAGGACGTGCCCATCATTAGAGCAAACAATGCAATGGCCCATATATTCCAAATTTTCAATTCCATGTCTGGATACCTTTAAAGTAACTTGTAATCGATTTGCTAGCTGCGAGTTTCACTTCCCAACAAACCAAAAAGGAGAAGGGTGACACCATCTCATTTACACAAGGAAATACTAAATTTCAAACTGTCGTCCTAAAAGCTACTCCCACCTTCTATGACTCGTGATGCATAAACTTTCCTATGTAATAGTTGGCCACCAGCTTTCTAGTTGGGTGACTTTAGTATGTACTACATCCCAGTGCTTCCTTATTTCTACCGCTAGTAGGATAACTAGCCCTCTAGCATTCTTGCATCCTAGAAGCATGGCTTTGTACTCTTCCTGCTCACTGAAATCATTGTAAGTAATCACAAAAGCACTAACAAGCAATGCTCTCATAGCATTAATACAAATAAATTGACAACACAATCAAAAAGTTAAACTGAAATGTTTTCATGCACTTATTAGACCTCGACAAGTTCTTTAGTTCATTAGAGTTGTTTATCTATTAAAGTAGTTTATCAACCTCTGCACTTTTGCATCAGATATAGTTGCATTTAATGTATTAAATAGTTGGCAAACATTAATTAGTCAAACAAAAGAACTACAAAAAAGAttgtaaaacaaaaataatatgataaacaCAAAATATACACCATGGTTTCTTAAGTCAACTAAGTAAAGAAAAAGCGATGACAGATACACATAcgtaattaggaaaataaattattaaaaaaaacacttttttaTGACCAAAAAACTAAGTTCGTCTCTTGCAACCTCTCAACAATCCTGATGCTAAAATTTCTCTTGCAATAAAAGAAAAGTTTGCTAAAACTTCTTAACTCCCTAAATAAGTTGCATCAAAAATTAATGACGAAAGTCATCACTTTTAAGAAAAAACAAATGACATTGTAACCTGATTTTG of Daucus carota subsp. sativus chromosome 3, DH1 v3.0, whole genome shotgun sequence contains these proteins:
- the LOC108212994 gene encoding probable transcription factor PosF21, with amino-acid sequence MDDKMSTHLRSPLKAFHHQRGFSDVTTFQFPCSIIHRPTIKLGGGDSCPDIVQLDQEINTTHINNNEFMSSSIKDNDLDYDAFFSKFIDVDNNDQEEKCSVINNLCGDDASQVKQIDVNFNYNQRDGINWVNTPDGDGDGDEDKEEEQQLDRRKRFESPDGPAPSPQHYPNLSVAAGSNIQTSVEAKRAVSAAKLAELWIVDPKRARRIMANRQSAARSKERKARYISELERKVKSLQTEAKALATQLNIYKEDAVHLAAENKELKLRLQTMEHQAHLQDGNFSSNYKP